One genomic segment of Bradyrhizobium diazoefficiens includes these proteins:
- a CDS encoding SDR family NAD(P)-dependent oxidoreductase, with product MELKDVAVLITGGGSGLGEATARAMAAKGARIGVIDQNKENAEKVATEVKGVALHADVTSEEQIKAAIAKAEAAHGVARVLMNCAGIGGSQRIVGRDGVYPLEKFARIINVNLIGTFNCLRLFAERLVTIEPVGEERGVIINTASVAAYEGQIGQIAYSASKGGVVGLTLPAARDLASQKIRVNTIAPGLFFTPLLMGLNEEARKSLGAQVPHPSRLGDAREYGALAVHIVENAMLNGETIRLDGAIRMAPR from the coding sequence ATGGAATTGAAAGACGTAGCCGTTCTCATCACCGGCGGTGGGTCGGGCCTCGGCGAAGCCACCGCCCGCGCCATGGCGGCCAAGGGCGCCAGGATCGGCGTGATCGACCAGAACAAGGAGAACGCCGAGAAGGTCGCCACTGAAGTGAAAGGCGTCGCGCTCCATGCCGACGTCACCAGCGAGGAGCAGATCAAGGCGGCGATCGCGAAGGCGGAAGCCGCGCACGGCGTCGCCCGCGTGCTAATGAACTGCGCCGGTATCGGCGGCTCGCAGCGCATCGTCGGCCGCGACGGCGTCTATCCGTTGGAAAAGTTCGCGCGCATCATCAACGTCAATCTGATCGGCACCTTCAATTGCCTGCGCCTATTCGCCGAGCGCCTCGTCACGATCGAGCCGGTCGGCGAGGAGCGCGGCGTCATCATCAACACCGCTTCGGTGGCCGCTTACGAAGGTCAGATCGGCCAGATCGCCTATTCGGCCTCGAAGGGCGGTGTCGTCGGTTTGACTTTGCCTGCTGCGCGCGACCTCGCGAGCCAGAAAATCCGCGTCAACACCATCGCGCCCGGCCTGTTCTTCACGCCGCTGCTGATGGGCCTGAACGAGGAAGCTCGCAAGAGCCTGGGCGCCCAGGTGCCGCACCCTTCGCGCCTCGGCGATGCCAGGGAATACGGTGCACTCGCCGTGCACATCGTCGAGAACGCCATGCTCAACGGCGAGACCATCCGTCTCGACGGCGCCATCCGCATGGCGCCGCGGTAG